A section of the Heliangelus exortis unplaced genomic scaffold, bHelExo1.hap1 Scaffold_135, whole genome shotgun sequence genome encodes:
- the LOC139790737 gene encoding ankyrin repeat domain-containing protein 7-like, with the protein MGLFRRKSHRRYSTVLPSYNPVWPRAAAASTSGPEIEEKDLKRLHHAAAHGHLSWLRFWHSWIKIWGIDCRDRENRFLVEHGSQLDAVDNFGRTPLMKAVQLREQDCVTFLLEQGADTNLADIDGNTALQLAILAHHKNLVRQLIKHGAKLDAKNKKGCTPLTLAITEKHEVILEDLLKAGADVHARDEHERTPLMIAASVGEMYLVKVLLSHGANISHEDKDGRIAVDYADLHGHLRVSQYLAKLEDTAEAPAGDALGSPEQAGAAGGIKEKPDQENRGEAPACDTEDPSIVITPEQAGAAPVFWGAPAVDRGATENLCEGGSIRSSETEMNDITWKDSEDSLLFTPKVWCIYRRSVLEK; encoded by the exons ATGGGGCTCTTCAGGAGGAAGAGTCATCGTCGCTACAGTACTGTGCTGCCCAGTTACAATCCTGTGTGGCcccgtgctgctgctgccagcaccagtgGCCCTGAGATTGAGGAGAAAGATCTGAAGAGGCTGCACCATGCTGCTGCCCACGGCCACCTGTCCTGGCTGAGGTTCTGGCACTCGTGGATCAAGATTTGGGGCATTGACTGCCGCGACAGggagaatcg ATTCCTTGTAGAGCACGGcagccagttggatgctgttgataattttgggagaacacccctgatgaAG gcagtacagctcagagaacaagaCTGCGTGACTTTTCTGCTAGAGCAGGGTGCTGACACAAATCTTGCAGACATCGATGGCAACACTGCCCTCCAGTTGGCCATCCTGGCTCATCATAAAAACCTCGTGAGGCAGTTAATCAAGCATGGTGCCAAACTGgatgccaagaataag aagggctGTACCCCACTAACTCTTGCTATCACTGAAAAACATGAGGTGATATTAGaagatctcctgaaagcaggagctgatgtgcatgctcgAGATGAGCATGAAAG aaccccactcatgattgctgcttctgttggggagATGTATTTggtcaaagttctcctttctcacggtgccaatatttcccatgaagacaaagATGGGAGGATAGCTGTGGATTATGCTGATCTTCATGGCCATTTACG TGTAAGTCAGTACCTGGCAAAACTGGAGGacacagcagaagctcctgcaggggatgcacTTGGATCTCCCgaacaggcaggagctgctggagggataaaagaaaaaccagaccAGGAGAACAGAGGAGAAGCTCCTGCGTGTGATACAGAAGATCCCAGCATAGTCATcactcctgagcaggcaggagctgctccagttttttggggtgcacctgctgtggacagaggag CCACAGAAAACCTTTGTGAAGGAGGCTCAATAAG gagcTCTGAGACTGAGATGAATGATATCACTTGGAAAGATTCTGAAGATTCACTCCTTTTTACCCCTAAGGTATGGTGCATTTACAGGAGAAGtgtccttgaaaaataa